Proteins from one Ficedula albicollis isolate OC2 chromosome 3, FicAlb1.5, whole genome shotgun sequence genomic window:
- the LGALS8 gene encoding galectin-8: MTSLGAPQKEMHKLTLDTPLKEIRELPLDASQQKISNPIIPYVGTIHGGLVPGEQIVIQGTVLDDADRFQVDLQCGSSIKPRADVAFHFNPRFRRSGCIVCNTLEREKWGWEEITYEMPFEKGESFELLIMILKDKFQVSVNKKLLLLYNHRISLEKIDTLGIYGKVKIKTIEFVSKGEMPNGSQLGVPYIGKLDTALRPGCTIAIKGEVNKNSKSFAINLRPSGSKDIALHLNPRMKNKVFVRNSYLHDSWGEEEKEVASFPFKPGMYFELIIFCDAYQFKVAINGVHTLEYKHRFKHLEKINMVEVTGDVHLLEVNQY, from the exons aTGACATCCCTGGGTGCACCACAGAAGGAAATGCATAAACTGACCTTGGATACACCACTGAAAGAAATACGTGAACTGCCCTTGGACGcatcacagcagaaaatcagTAACCCG ATCATTCCATATGTTGGGACAATACATGGTGGCCTTGTTCCTGGAGAGCAGATTGTGATACAAGGGACTGTTCTTGATGATGCAGACAG gTTCCAGGTGGATCTACAGTGTGGCAGCAGCATCAAGCCCCGAGCTGATGTGGCGTTTCATTTCAATCCCCGCTTCAGAAGGTCTGGCTGCATTGTTTGCAACACACTGGAGAGGGAGaagtggggctgggaggagatcACTTATGAGATGCCCTTTGAAAAAGGAGAGTCGTTTGAGCTTCTCATCATGATTTTAAAGGATAAATTCCAG GTGTCTGTAAACAAAAAGCTCTTGCTGCTCTACAACCACAGAATTAGCCTTGAAAAAATAGATACTCTTGGAATATATGGCAAAGTGAAGATCAAAACCATAGAGTTTGTTTCTAAG GGGGAAATGCCAAATGGTTCACAGTTG GGTGTTCCTTACATTGGGAAACTTGATACTGCACTTCGTCCAGGATGCACAATTGCCATTAAAGGAGAAGTGAATAAAAACTCAAAGAG CTTTGCTATAAATCTGAGACCAAGTGGATCAAAGGACATTGCTTTACATCTGAATCCCcgaatgaaaaataaagtttttgtAAGAAACTCCTACCTTCATGACAGctggggagaagaagaaaaggaagttgCTAGCTTCCCTTTTAAACCAGGGATGTACTTTGAG ctgattattttctgtgatgCCTACCAGTTCAAAGTTGCCATTAATGGTGTTCACACTCTAGAGTACAAGCATCGTTTTAAACACCTTGAAAAGATCAATATGGTGGAAGTCACGGGAGATGTTCACTTGTTGGAAGTGAATCAGTACTAA